The Agromyces hippuratus genome has a window encoding:
- the rfbB gene encoding dTDP-glucose 4,6-dehydratase, with protein sequence MTRLLVTGGAGFIGSNFVHHVIDHTDHDVTVLDKLTYAGNRASLDGIPADRLSFVHGDITDASVVDELVGQADAVVHYAAESHNDNSLHDPRPFLDTNIIGTYTLLEAARRHGTRFHHISTDEVYGDLELDDPERFTESTPYNPSSPYSSTKAGSDLLVRAWVRSFGVQATLSNCSNNYGPYQHVEKFIPRQITNVVRGIRPKLYGAGENVRDWIHADDHSSAVLTILERGAIGETYLIGADGERNNKQVVELILEIMGQPRDAYDHVTDRAGHDLRYAIDSSKLRAELGWQPRYGDFDAGLAATIDWYRENEAWWAPAKDATEAFYASKGQ encoded by the coding sequence ATGACCCGGCTGCTCGTGACGGGAGGCGCCGGTTTCATCGGTTCCAACTTCGTCCACCACGTCATCGACCACACCGACCACGACGTGACGGTCCTCGACAAGCTGACCTACGCGGGCAACCGCGCGTCGCTCGACGGCATCCCGGCCGATCGGCTCTCCTTCGTGCACGGCGACATCACGGATGCCTCCGTGGTCGATGAACTCGTCGGCCAGGCGGATGCCGTCGTGCACTACGCGGCTGAGTCGCACAACGACAACTCGCTGCATGACCCGCGACCGTTCCTCGACACCAACATCATCGGCACCTACACGCTGCTCGAGGCGGCACGTCGACACGGCACGCGCTTCCACCACATCTCGACCGATGAGGTCTACGGCGACCTCGAGCTCGATGATCCCGAACGATTCACCGAATCGACGCCGTACAACCCTTCGTCGCCGTACTCGTCGACGAAGGCGGGCAGCGACCTCCTGGTGCGCGCCTGGGTGCGCTCGTTCGGCGTGCAGGCCACGCTCTCGAACTGCTCCAACAACTACGGCCCGTACCAGCACGTGGAGAAGTTCATCCCGCGGCAGATCACGAACGTCGTCCGCGGCATCCGACCGAAGCTGTACGGCGCCGGCGAGAACGTGCGCGACTGGATCCACGCCGACGATCACTCGTCGGCCGTGCTCACCATCCTCGAGCGGGGCGCGATCGGCGAGACGTACCTCATCGGTGCCGACGGCGAGCGCAACAACAAGCAGGTGGTCGAACTGATCCTCGAGATCATGGGGCAGCCTCGTGATGCGTACGATCACGTGACCGATCGAGCGGGCCACGACCTGCGTTACGCGATCGATTCCTCCAAGCTCCGTGCGGAGCTCGGATGGCAGCCTCGCTATGGCGATTTCGATGCCGGGCTCGCCGCGACCATCGACTGGTACCGCGAGAACGAGGCATGGTGGGCTCCCGCCAAGGACGCGACCGAGGCGTTCTACGCGTCGAAGGGGCAGTAG
- a CDS encoding glycosyltransferase, which yields MTPHPVVLQRVIFPEHGDPQALPLYLDTASGTGTRKSSHSGLAWLRGRRGVELPAFESVSLAAYFNAFPASYWARWTTLTGTRLRIETEGAGRIIVFRSNARGVIQRLDGVEVDGPATTEFELPFNSYLDGGWLWFDLIAADRPLSVVQADWLALDGESVDSGGTATVSITTLNRGDYCTKLLAEIGGDADTMALIDRVQVVDQGSERIVENPGYALATQRLGERLRVIEQANLGGSGGFSRGMLETVEAGESDYVILLDDDVEIEPESLRRAIVFANHCVSPTIVGGHMFDMYDKSKLHAYAEGVEPQTFNWGALTPSRHDLAESNLRQTPWLHRRFDVDYNGWWMSLIPVSIIKEIGLSIPVFIKWDDAEYSLRARDHGYATVSLPGAAVWHVSWVDKDDSHDWQAFFHARNRLVAALLHSPARNGGKLWRENFALDVKNLFTMDYYTVAMRHAALRNVFEGPAQLHTDMVDRLPRVRALGADFRESTLIRDSSRLPLLPARAVEVTPGRADPRPRGPRLLTWSLRTAWRHAFSRPAADAGVRPAAHLPYQDARWFEVPNHDSVLISNAEGSGVTWHVRDPKLFRRYLRDSLRLNLRSRRQWSTLAARYRADLGSITSAEAWSRSLELDGD from the coding sequence ATGACTCCGCACCCCGTCGTGCTGCAGCGCGTGATCTTCCCCGAACACGGAGACCCGCAGGCGCTCCCCCTCTACCTCGACACCGCGTCGGGCACGGGGACCAGGAAGTCCTCGCACAGCGGGCTGGCCTGGCTTCGAGGGCGCCGCGGAGTCGAGCTCCCCGCATTCGAGTCGGTCTCACTGGCCGCGTACTTCAACGCCTTCCCTGCCAGCTACTGGGCGCGTTGGACGACGCTCACGGGCACTCGCCTGCGCATCGAGACCGAGGGCGCCGGGCGGATCATCGTCTTCCGTTCGAATGCACGAGGCGTGATCCAGCGTCTCGACGGCGTCGAGGTCGACGGGCCCGCCACGACCGAGTTCGAGCTGCCCTTCAACTCCTACCTCGACGGCGGATGGCTCTGGTTCGACCTCATCGCCGCCGACCGTCCCCTCTCCGTCGTGCAGGCGGACTGGCTCGCCCTCGACGGAGAGTCGGTCGACAGCGGCGGCACGGCGACCGTGTCGATCACGACGCTCAATCGAGGCGACTACTGCACGAAGCTCCTCGCCGAGATCGGCGGCGACGCCGACACGATGGCCCTCATCGACCGCGTGCAGGTCGTCGATCAGGGCAGCGAGCGCATCGTCGAGAACCCCGGCTACGCGCTCGCGACGCAACGGCTCGGCGAGCGTCTTCGCGTCATCGAGCAGGCCAACCTCGGAGGCTCGGGCGGGTTCTCGCGCGGCATGCTCGAGACCGTCGAGGCCGGCGAGTCCGACTACGTGATCCTCCTCGACGACGACGTGGAGATCGAGCCCGAGAGCCTGCGACGGGCGATCGTCTTCGCGAATCACTGCGTCTCGCCCACCATCGTCGGCGGTCACATGTTCGACATGTACGACAAGTCGAAGCTCCACGCCTACGCCGAGGGGGTCGAGCCCCAGACGTTCAACTGGGGTGCGCTCACGCCGTCCCGGCACGATCTCGCGGAGTCGAACCTCCGCCAGACCCCGTGGCTGCACCGCCGCTTCGACGTCGACTACAACGGCTGGTGGATGTCGCTCATCCCCGTGTCGATCATCAAGGAGATCGGGTTGTCGATCCCGGTCTTCATCAAGTGGGATGACGCGGAGTACTCCCTGCGCGCCAGGGACCACGGGTATGCGACCGTGAGCCTTCCCGGCGCCGCCGTGTGGCACGTCTCATGGGTCGACAAAGACGACTCCCATGACTGGCAGGCGTTCTTCCACGCACGCAACCGACTCGTCGCCGCGCTCCTCCATTCACCGGCCCGCAACGGCGGCAAGCTGTGGCGCGAGAACTTCGCGCTCGATGTGAAGAACCTCTTCACCATGGACTACTACACCGTCGCGATGCGCCATGCAGCCCTGCGAAACGTGTTCGAGGGTCCGGCCCAGTTGCACACCGACATGGTCGACCGGTTGCCGCGCGTGCGCGCGCTCGGTGCGGACTTCCGCGAGTCCACGCTCATCCGCGACTCCAGCCGATTGCCGCTCCTGCCGGCTCGTGCCGTCGAGGTGACGCCCGGACGCGCCGACCCTCGGCCCCGCGGTCCCCGCCTCCTCACCTGGTCGCTGCGGACCGCGTGGCGCCACGCCTTCAGCCGGCCCGCGGCGGACGCGGGAGTGCGCCCTGCCGCGCACCTGCCGTATCAGGACGCCCGGTGGTTCGAGGTGCCGAACCACGACAGCGTGCTCATCAGCAACGCCGAGGGCTCGGGAGTCACGTGGCACGTCCGCGATCCCAAGCTGTTCCGTCGGTACCTCAGGGATTCGCTGCGGCTGAACCTTCGATCGCGCAGACAGTGGAGCACGCTCGCAGCGCGGTATCGAGCCGATCTCGGCTCGATCACGTCGGCCGAGGCATGGTCGCGGTCGCTCGAGCTCGACGGCGACTGA
- the glf gene encoding UDP-galactopyranose mutase produces the protein MAKDVDLVVVGSGFFGLTIAERCATELGKRVLVIDRRDHIGGNAYSEIDPETGIEVHRYGAHLFHTSNPRVWEYVNRFTEFTSYVHKVYTTHRGEVFPLPINLGTINQFFRSAHGPDAARALVASQASEIEAGDAKNLEEKAVSLIGRPLYEAFIRDYTAKQWQTPPRELPAEIISRLPVRYTYDNRYFNDDHEGLPVDGYTAWLERMADHPLIEVRLSTDFFDESQPINKRALAGTVPIVYTGPIDRYFDYSEGELAWRTLDFEREVLPVGDFQGTSVMNYADPDAPFTRIHEFRHFHPERDYPVDKTIVMREFSRFAERSDEPYYPVNTPSDREKLLAYRELAKSEPDVLFGGRLGTYQYLDMHMAIGAALSMFDNRLRPSFS, from the coding sequence TTGGCGAAAGATGTCGATCTGGTGGTGGTCGGATCCGGCTTCTTCGGACTCACGATCGCCGAACGCTGCGCGACCGAGCTCGGCAAGCGGGTTCTCGTGATCGACCGACGCGACCACATCGGCGGCAACGCCTACAGCGAGATCGACCCCGAGACGGGCATCGAGGTCCACCGATACGGAGCGCACCTCTTCCACACCTCCAATCCGCGGGTGTGGGAGTACGTCAACCGATTCACCGAGTTCACGTCGTACGTGCACAAGGTGTACACGACGCACCGCGGCGAGGTGTTCCCGTTGCCCATCAACCTGGGCACGATCAACCAGTTCTTCCGATCCGCACACGGACCCGACGCCGCGCGAGCGCTCGTCGCCTCCCAGGCCTCGGAGATCGAAGCCGGCGACGCGAAGAACCTCGAGGAGAAGGCGGTCTCGCTCATCGGGCGGCCGCTCTACGAGGCGTTCATCCGCGACTACACGGCCAAGCAGTGGCAGACGCCCCCGCGGGAGCTTCCCGCGGAGATCATCTCCCGGCTCCCCGTGCGCTACACGTACGACAACCGGTACTTCAACGACGACCACGAAGGGCTCCCGGTCGACGGGTACACGGCGTGGCTCGAACGCATGGCCGACCACCCGTTGATCGAGGTCCGGCTCTCGACCGACTTCTTCGACGAGTCCCAGCCGATCAACAAGCGCGCGCTCGCAGGCACCGTCCCGATCGTCTACACCGGTCCGATCGACCGGTACTTCGACTACTCGGAGGGCGAGCTCGCATGGCGCACGCTCGACTTCGAGCGAGAGGTGCTGCCCGTCGGCGATTTCCAGGGAACCTCGGTCATGAACTACGCCGACCCCGACGCGCCGTTCACGCGCATCCACGAGTTCCGGCATTTCCACCCCGAACGCGACTACCCGGTCGACAAGACGATCGTCATGCGCGAGTTCTCCCGCTTCGCCGAACGGTCCGACGAGCCCTACTACCCGGTCAACACCCCGAGCGACCGGGAGAAGCTCCTCGCCTATCGCGAACTCGCCAAGTCCGAGCCCGATGTGCTGTTCGGAGGCCGACTCGGCACGTACCAGTACCTCGACATGCACATGGCGATCGGCGCGGCGCTGTCGATGTTCGACAATCGACTGAGGCCGTCGTTCAGCTGA
- a CDS encoding ABC transporter permease, producing MTSGDLTGFVTPGRGRGILDVLGHGYLLRLLIRKGTATRYRNSVLGWTWSYVKPAAQFFIYYFVMGVVLQFHRDVENFAVYLFAGVVAINLFNEAFGNATSSIVDNRALVRKIYLPRELFPIASIIIAFIHFLPQVAILLLACILLGWTPTLLTLGAFLLGLLIVLMMSLGLGLFFGALNVRYRDAQNFVEIIRMLSTWASPVLYTITMVQASLPEWAFRLYMLNPLTTSVELFHFAFWAPTTSAADFADTLAPSIGTDILTSVGIGVVLIIIGQLVFRRFERSFAQDL from the coding sequence ATGACATCTGGCGACCTGACGGGGTTCGTCACCCCCGGGCGCGGTCGCGGCATCCTCGACGTTCTGGGCCACGGCTATCTGCTCCGGCTCCTGATCCGCAAGGGAACCGCGACGCGTTATCGCAACTCCGTCCTCGGCTGGACGTGGTCGTATGTGAAGCCCGCCGCGCAGTTCTTCATCTACTACTTCGTGATGGGCGTGGTGCTGCAGTTCCACCGCGACGTCGAGAACTTCGCGGTCTACCTCTTCGCCGGCGTCGTCGCCATCAACCTGTTCAACGAGGCGTTCGGCAATGCGACGAGTTCCATCGTCGACAACCGTGCCCTGGTGCGCAAGATCTACCTGCCGCGCGAGCTGTTCCCGATCGCGTCGATCATCATCGCGTTCATCCACTTCCTGCCCCAGGTCGCGATCCTCCTGCTCGCGTGCATCCTGCTGGGCTGGACTCCGACCCTCCTCACCCTCGGCGCATTCCTGCTGGGCCTCCTCATCGTGCTGATGATGAGCCTCGGCCTCGGACTGTTCTTCGGGGCGCTGAACGTCCGGTATCGCGATGCGCAGAACTTCGTGGAGATCATCCGGATGCTCTCGACCTGGGCCTCTCCGGTGCTGTACACGATCACGATGGTGCAGGCGTCGCTCCCCGAGTGGGCGTTCCGGCTCTACATGCTGAACCCGCTGACCACGTCCGTCGAGCTGTTCCACTTCGCATTCTGGGCGCCGACCACCAGCGCGGCGGACTTCGCCGACACGCTCGCGCCGAGCATCGGCACCGACATCCTCACCTCGGTCGGGATCGGCGTGGTCCTGATCATCATCGGGCAGCTCGTCTTCCGCCGGTTCGAACGGAGCTTCGCACAAGACCTATGA
- a CDS encoding ABC transporter ATP-binding protein — translation MSEIITQHRPSIIVEGVRKTFQIRHTHSLKEAFVSWVKRKKVGSTPFHALDEVSFTVAEGESVALLGYNGSGKSTLLKLVSGVLEPDSGRVLTRGRVAGLIEVGAGFHPDLSGRENVYLNAAILGMNKSEIDERFDDIVAFSEIGEFIDQEVKHYSSGMFLRLAFSVAIHVELDVLLVDEILSVGDAPFRQKCTEKIHELAQAGKTMLIVSHNMGMVQELCERGVVIRKGRKVFDGPIVEAVEAMNAK, via the coding sequence ATGAGCGAGATCATCACGCAGCATCGCCCCAGCATCATCGTCGAGGGCGTGCGCAAGACATTCCAGATCAGGCACACGCATTCCCTGAAGGAGGCGTTCGTCTCCTGGGTCAAGCGCAAGAAGGTCGGATCGACCCCGTTCCACGCACTCGACGAGGTGAGCTTCACCGTCGCCGAAGGCGAGAGCGTCGCGCTGCTCGGCTACAACGGTTCCGGGAAGTCGACCCTCCTCAAGCTCGTCTCGGGCGTGCTCGAACCCGACTCGGGTCGAGTCCTCACCCGCGGCAGGGTCGCCGGACTCATCGAGGTCGGCGCTGGCTTCCACCCCGATCTCTCCGGTCGCGAGAACGTCTATCTCAACGCAGCGATCCTCGGCATGAACAAGTCCGAGATCGATGAACGCTTCGACGACATCGTCGCCTTCTCCGAGATCGGCGAGTTCATCGACCAGGAGGTGAAGCACTACTCATCGGGTATGTTCCTTCGCCTCGCGTTCTCGGTCGCGATCCACGTCGAGCTCGATGTGCTGCTCGTCGATGAGATCCTCTCCGTCGGCGACGCCCCGTTCCGCCAGAAGTGCACCGAGAAGATCCACGAACTCGCGCAGGCGGGCAAGACGATGCTCATCGTCAGTCACAACATGGGGATGGTCCAAGAACTCTGCGAGCGCGGTGTGGTCATCCGCAAGGGGCGCAAGGTCTTCGACGGCCCGATCGTCGAAGCCGTCGAGGCCATGAACGCCAAATGA
- a CDS encoding glycosyltransferase family 2 protein codes for MNDSLDRVLVIVPAWNEQANVGNTVREIRERSAGLDIVVVDDGSTDDTARVARDAGATVIPLPINLGVGGAMRAGFTYAQRHGYDAAIQVDADGQHDPAEIRHVLDGLEHADISIGARFADKGAYEVRGPRRWAMLFLAGVMTNVAGTRLTDVTSGFRAANHKAIEQYVRYYPAEYLGDTVDSLVAAVHAGLTVTQVPVAMRPRAHGNPSQNPMGATVYLLRSVFALGLALMRPRKTTRGTTT; via the coding sequence ATGAATGACTCTCTCGACCGCGTACTGGTCATCGTTCCGGCGTGGAATGAACAGGCCAATGTCGGCAACACAGTTCGGGAGATCCGAGAACGTTCGGCGGGGCTCGACATCGTCGTGGTCGACGACGGCTCGACCGACGACACCGCCCGCGTCGCGCGCGACGCCGGCGCCACCGTCATCCCGCTTCCCATCAACCTCGGGGTCGGAGGAGCGATGCGCGCGGGCTTCACCTACGCGCAGCGCCACGGCTACGACGCGGCGATCCAGGTCGATGCCGACGGACAGCACGATCCCGCTGAGATCCGCCACGTGCTGGACGGCCTCGAACACGCGGACATCTCCATCGGCGCTCGATTCGCCGACAAGGGCGCGTACGAGGTGCGGGGCCCGCGACGGTGGGCGATGCTCTTCCTCGCCGGCGTGATGACGAACGTCGCCGGCACCCGACTCACCGACGTCACCTCGGGATTCCGCGCCGCCAACCACAAGGCGATCGAGCAGTACGTGCGCTACTACCCCGCCGAGTACCTCGGCGACACCGTCGACTCGCTCGTCGCAGCGGTGCACGCCGGCCTCACGGTCACCCAGGTTCCCGTCGCGATGCGACCGAGAGCCCACGGCAACCCCAGCCAGAACCCGATGGGTGCGACGGTCTACCTGCTGCGATCGGTCTTCGCGCTCGGGCTGGCACTCATGAGACCCAGGAAGACTACACGAGGAACCACGACATGA
- a CDS encoding glycosyltransferase family 2 protein: MTLDIMMPFYGRIDHFKLAVESVLAQSDPDWRLTIIDDVYPDPSAGAWAAAIADARVTYLRNDINLGVSGNFHKAVSLMRERRAVIMGCDDVMLPGFVGRVRQIATAFPDAAMIQPGVEVIDADGAVHRPLADRVKALYAPRGTGMRTLEGEQMAKSLLQANWLYFPSIVWDVERLKRYEFRADLNVVQDLVMHLEFAKDGGLLVADDEIVFRYRRHGGSVSAVTGPDGSKFAEERQVFREAARDMDALGWHRAARAARVHLSSRLHAAADLPKAVLARDGEGFRSLARHTFGGLGAG; encoded by the coding sequence GTGACCCTCGACATCATGATGCCGTTCTACGGTCGTATCGATCACTTCAAGCTCGCGGTCGAGAGCGTGCTCGCTCAGTCCGACCCGGACTGGCGTCTGACGATCATCGATGACGTGTACCCCGACCCCAGCGCCGGAGCATGGGCGGCGGCGATCGCCGACGCACGCGTCACCTACCTGCGCAACGACATCAACCTCGGGGTCAGCGGGAACTTCCACAAGGCGGTGTCGTTGATGCGCGAGCGACGCGCGGTGATCATGGGATGCGACGACGTCATGCTCCCCGGTTTCGTCGGGCGCGTCCGGCAGATCGCGACGGCGTTCCCCGACGCCGCGATGATCCAGCCCGGGGTCGAGGTCATCGATGCCGATGGCGCCGTGCACCGTCCGCTCGCGGATCGGGTGAAGGCGCTGTACGCCCCTCGCGGCACCGGGATGCGGACGCTCGAAGGCGAGCAGATGGCGAAGAGCCTCTTGCAGGCGAACTGGCTCTACTTCCCCTCGATCGTCTGGGACGTCGAGCGGCTGAAGCGGTATGAGTTCCGCGCCGATCTCAACGTCGTGCAGGATCTCGTCATGCATCTCGAGTTCGCGAAGGACGGGGGCCTTCTCGTTGCGGACGACGAGATCGTCTTCCGATACCGACGGCACGGCGGTAGCGTCTCCGCGGTGACCGGTCCCGACGGTTCGAAGTTCGCCGAGGAACGACAGGTGTTCCGGGAGGCGGCGCGCGACATGGATGCGCTGGGCTGGCATCGTGCGGCGCGTGCGGCGCGCGTGCACCTGAGTTCGCGCCTGCACGCAGCCGCAGACCTCCCGAAAGCCGTGCTCGCCCGTGACGGCGAGGGCTTCAGGAGTCTCGCACGTCACACCTTCGGCGGCCTCGGCGCCGGCTGA
- a CDS encoding glycosyltransferase: protein MTSRRPTVSVCMATYNGERYVVEQIESILPQLAAEDELVVVDDASRDRTVELVRAIDDARIRFVQLEKNVGYVLAFQQAISIAQGALIMFSDQDDVWAEGRVDALAAALESGSVAASNLALFPSREPLTSPLTGREWRLRASDSSKSVRNVVRVLIGDAPYYGCAMAIRSEFRDVALPFPEYLVESHDLWIAVSANVNRTMRHVEDVTILRRLHDSNASPAKPRGVGAVIRSRIMLLRAVGTATRRRNRQRRRA, encoded by the coding sequence ATGACCAGCCGACGTCCCACCGTGAGCGTCTGCATGGCCACTTACAACGGCGAGCGGTACGTGGTGGAGCAGATCGAGTCGATCCTGCCGCAGCTCGCGGCCGAGGACGAACTCGTCGTCGTCGACGACGCGAGCCGCGACCGCACCGTCGAACTCGTGCGCGCGATCGACGATGCTCGCATCCGCTTCGTGCAGCTCGAGAAGAACGTCGGCTACGTGCTCGCGTTCCAGCAGGCGATCTCGATCGCGCAGGGCGCACTGATCATGTTCTCGGATCAGGATGACGTCTGGGCGGAGGGGAGGGTCGACGCGCTCGCGGCGGCGCTGGAGTCCGGATCCGTGGCGGCGTCGAATCTCGCACTCTTCCCATCGCGAGAGCCCCTCACCTCGCCGCTCACCGGTCGGGAATGGCGGCTGCGCGCCAGCGACTCGAGCAAGTCGGTTCGGAACGTGGTCCGCGTGCTCATCGGCGACGCACCGTACTACGGGTGCGCGATGGCGATTCGCAGTGAGTTCCGCGACGTCGCACTCCCGTTTCCCGAGTACCTCGTGGAATCGCATGATCTCTGGATCGCTGTCTCGGCGAACGTGAATCGGACGATGCGTCATGTCGAGGACGTCACGATCCTGCGGCGGCTGCACGACTCGAACGCGTCTCCGGCGAAGCCGCGCGGTGTTGGGGCGGTGATCCGTTCGCGGATCATGCTGCTGCGCGCTGTCGGCACGGCGACACGGCGACGGAACCGTCAGCGGCGACGCGCGTAG
- the rfbA gene encoding glucose-1-phosphate thymidylyltransferase RfbA, with the protein MKGIILAGGSGTRLHPITLGVSKQLIPVYDKPMVYYPLSTLMLAGISEILVITTPHDAPFFERLLGDGSQFGISLTFAQQPSPDGLAQAFTIGADFIGDDKVALVLGDNLLYGPSLGTQLKRYTDIDGGAVFAYWVADPQAYGVVEFDADGRAVSLEEKPAVPRSNYAVPGLYFYDNDVIEIARGLKPSPRGEYEITDINRAYLEREKLQVEVLPRGTAWLDTGTFDQMTDAAEYVRTIQRRTGLSIGVPEEVAWRQGFLSDDGLRERAEKLVKSGYGTYLLDTLERGHA; encoded by the coding sequence GTGAAAGGCATCATTCTCGCAGGCGGCTCGGGCACACGACTTCATCCCATCACGCTCGGAGTCTCGAAGCAGCTGATTCCCGTGTACGACAAGCCGATGGTGTACTACCCCTTGTCGACGCTCATGCTGGCCGGGATCAGCGAGATCCTCGTGATCACGACGCCGCACGACGCCCCGTTCTTCGAACGCCTGCTGGGCGACGGGTCGCAGTTCGGCATCTCCCTGACGTTCGCTCAGCAGCCTTCTCCCGACGGGCTCGCGCAGGCCTTCACGATCGGCGCCGACTTCATCGGCGACGACAAGGTCGCGCTCGTCCTCGGCGACAACCTGCTCTACGGCCCGAGCCTCGGCACGCAGCTCAAGCGCTACACCGATATCGACGGTGGTGCGGTGTTCGCCTACTGGGTCGCCGATCCGCAGGCCTACGGCGTCGTCGAGTTCGATGCCGACGGCCGCGCGGTGTCCCTCGAGGAGAAGCCGGCCGTACCCCGGAGCAACTACGCCGTTCCCGGCCTCTACTTCTACGACAACGACGTCATCGAGATCGCCCGCGGCCTGAAGCCGAGTCCTCGCGGCGAGTACGAGATCACCGACATCAACCGCGCATACCTCGAGCGGGAGAAGCTGCAGGTCGAGGTGCTCCCCCGCGGCACGGCCTGGCTCGACACCGGCACCTTCGACCAGATGACCGACGCCGCCGAGTACGTCCGCACGATCCAGCGCCGCACCGGCCTGTCGATCGGCGTCCCCGAGGAGGTCGCATGGCGGCAGGGCTTCCTCAGCGACGACGGCCTCCGCGAACGCGCCGAGAAGCTCGTGAAATCGGGTTACGGCACCTACCTGCTCGACACTCTGGAAAGGGGCCATGCATGA
- a CDS encoding DUF2304 domain-containing protein has product MIVTFGIALAVILLTIVISMLLRRKLREKYAILWIVIGVAVLILGLFPQLLEWLTGALGVQVPSNLLFSLAIVLLLGVSLHLSWEISQAEDEIRRVAEETAILNAEVDRLSRRIDQLTPSSRDEPDLPTNPE; this is encoded by the coding sequence ATGATCGTCACCTTCGGGATCGCATTGGCGGTCATCCTGCTCACCATCGTCATCTCGATGCTGCTCCGTCGCAAGCTGCGGGAGAAGTACGCGATCCTCTGGATCGTCATCGGCGTCGCGGTGCTCATCCTCGGCCTCTTCCCGCAGTTGCTCGAGTGGCTCACCGGCGCACTCGGCGTGCAGGTGCCCTCGAACCTCCTCTTCTCGCTCGCGATCGTCCTCCTCCTCGGCGTGAGCCTCCACCTCTCGTGGGAGATCTCGCAGGCCGAGGACGAGATCAGACGAGTCGCGGAAGAGACCGCCATCCTCAATGCCGAGGTGGATCGGCTCTCACGTCGGATCGATCAGCTCACGCCGTCGTCGCGCGACGAGCCCGATCTGCCGACGAACCCCGAGTAG